The Physeter macrocephalus isolate SW-GA chromosome 13, ASM283717v5, whole genome shotgun sequence genome window below encodes:
- the LOC102982391 gene encoding G-protein coupled receptor 183, whose amino-acid sequence MDIKMDNFTTASAAPSSDCDLYAHHRAARVLMPLHYSIVFIMGLVGNLLALTVIIQNRKKINSTTLYSTNLVISDILFTTALPTRIAYYALGFDWRIGEALCRITALVFYINTYAGVNFMTCLSIDRFFAVVHPLRYNKMKRIEHAKCICIFVWILVLAQTLPLLINPMSKQEAERTTCMEYPNFEETKSLPWILLGACFIGYVLPLVIILICYSQICCKLFKTAKQNPLTEKSGVNKKALNTIIFIIVVFVVCFTPYHVAIIQHMIKKLRFPDLLECSQRYSFQISLHFTVCLMNFNCCMDPFIYFFACKGYKRKVMKMLKRQVSVSISSAVKSAPEENSREITETQMMIHSKSLNGK is encoded by the coding sequence ATGGATATAAAAATGGACAACTTTACTACAGCCTCTGCAGCTCCGTCAAGCGACTGTGACCTCTACGCCCACCACCGCGCAGCCAGGGTCCTCATGCCTCTGCATTACAGCATTGTCTTCATAATGGGGCTCGTGGGAAACCTGTTGGCCTTGACTGTCATtattcaaaacaggaaaaaaatcaactctaCCACTCTCTATTCAACCAATTTGGTGATTTCAGACATACTTTTTACCACTGCTCTGCCTACACGGATAGCCTACTATGCACTGGGCTTTGACTGGAGAATTGGCGAGGCCTTGTGTAGGATAACTGCTCTCGTGTTTTACATCAACACGTACGCAGGCGTGAACTTCATGACCTGCCTGAGCATTGACCGgttctttgctgtggtgcacccCCTGCGGtacaacaagatgaaaagaattgaacaTGCAAAATGCATTTGCATATTTGTCTGGATTCTCGTACTTGCTCAAACACTCCCACTGCTCATAAACCCTATGTCAAAGCAGGAGGCTGAAAGGACTACGTGCATGGAATATCCAAACTTTGAAGAAACCAAATCTCTTCCCTGGATTCTGCTTGGTGCATGTTTCATAGGATATGTACTTCCGCTCGTCATCATTCTTATCTGCTATTCTCAAATCTGTTGCAAGCTCTTTAAAACTGCCAAACAAAACCCATTAACTGAGAAATCTGGTGTAAACAAAAAGGCTCTcaacacaattatttttataattgttgtgTTTGTTGTCTGTTTCACACCTTATCATGTTGCAATTATTCAACACATGATTAAGAAGCTTCGTTTTCCTGATCTCCTGGAATGCAGCCAAAGATATTCATTCCAGATATCTCTGCACTTTACAGTGTGCCTGATGAACTTCAATTGCTGCATGGacccttttatatatttctttgcatGTAAAGGGTACAAGAGAAAGGTCATGAAGATGCTGAAACGTCAAGTCAGTGTATCAATTTCCAGTGCCGTGAAGTCAGCCCCTGAAGAAAACTCACGTGAAATAACAGAAACTCAAATGATGATACATTCCAAGTCtttaaatggaaagtaa